In Kordia antarctica, the following proteins share a genomic window:
- a CDS encoding sensor histidine kinase — protein MATSTKINTYTFWILQFLGWGFLTTANVWSKILIVPEEKSKAIYFFFEGLIFMFLAITLTTLFRNYLKRIDFIANQNSKNYGKAFVAYALIVLTFIVILIVSAHYMFIYINEKSAEISTLEIFLTGLNVSVFIFLWTIFYVGVKSLARLRKNKIDRLKLETALKDSQLNTLKGQLNPHFMFNSLNNIRGLMLEDVEKSREMLTRLSDMLRYSLNMDKVDAIQIEQELEIVDNYVALSKIQLEDRLQYSKQVDANLLQIKIPPMVLQMLVENAIKHGISNQKNGGKITLIVTDNNEKIILQVNNTGTLQTDTDSTRIGLNNIKKRLELLYGNEASFTLKEVENEVHAIIQIPVN, from the coding sequence ATGGCAACTTCAACCAAAATAAATACATACACTTTCTGGATTTTACAGTTTCTAGGTTGGGGATTTTTGACTACTGCCAATGTTTGGTCAAAAATCCTTATCGTACCAGAAGAAAAAAGTAAAGCCATTTATTTTTTCTTTGAAGGATTGATCTTTATGTTCTTAGCAATTACGCTGACAACATTATTTAGAAATTATCTAAAACGAATTGACTTCATTGCAAATCAAAATTCTAAAAACTACGGAAAAGCCTTTGTAGCATATGCACTCATAGTATTAACCTTTATAGTGATATTGATAGTTAGCGCGCATTACATGTTCATATATATCAATGAAAAGTCAGCCGAAATTTCTACATTGGAAATCTTTTTAACAGGGTTAAATGTGTCTGTTTTTATATTCTTATGGACAATTTTTTATGTAGGAGTTAAATCTTTGGCGCGTTTACGAAAAAATAAAATTGATCGATTAAAACTAGAAACAGCCTTAAAAGATTCGCAATTAAATACCTTAAAAGGACAACTGAATCCGCATTTTATGTTCAATAGTTTAAACAACATTCGCGGTTTAATGTTGGAAGATGTAGAAAAATCAAGAGAAATGCTCACACGACTTTCGGATATGTTGCGCTATTCGCTAAATATGGACAAAGTTGATGCTATTCAAATAGAACAGGAATTGGAAATTGTAGATAATTATGTTGCGTTGTCCAAAATACAATTAGAAGATCGGTTGCAGTATTCAAAACAAGTAGATGCAAACTTATTACAAATAAAAATTCCGCCGATGGTATTGCAAATGTTGGTAGAAAATGCAATAAAACACGGCATTTCTAACCAGAAAAATGGTGGAAAAATTACGTTGATTGTTACAGATAATAACGAAAAAATAATCTTGCAAGTCAACAATACAGGAACGTTGCAAACGGACACAGATTCTACCCGAATAGGATTAAACAACATAAAAAAACGGTTGGAATTACTCTATGGAAATGAAGCAAGCTTTACGCTAAAAGAAGTAGAAAATGAAGTACACGCCATCATTCAAATACCAGTAAATTAA
- a CDS encoding GH25 family lysozyme, producing the protein MSTQLKGIDISFNQGNLIDSIDTSNTDLSFVICKASGGITIQDPDFATNWKTIPEKGFIRGTYHFYYTNDAPQLQANNFFSVVGADFPSDALPPIVDFEGGSIKTENHSQIIEDLLSFLNIIQQKYNRIPVIYTNQNTGDSYLNDSRFSKYPLWVSNPTTASSPKMPSTWTDWIMWQYSFSGTINGTTVDEDYFNGDLNALKQFISQSSSSS; encoded by the coding sequence ATGTCTACACAACTAAAAGGAATTGACATTTCGTTTAATCAAGGGAATTTAATCGATTCTATTGATACAAGCAACACCGATTTATCTTTTGTAATTTGCAAAGCTTCTGGCGGAATTACAATTCAAGATCCTGATTTTGCAACTAACTGGAAAACAATTCCTGAAAAAGGATTTATAAGAGGCACGTATCATTTTTATTATACGAATGATGCGCCACAGTTACAAGCAAACAACTTTTTCTCAGTTGTAGGTGCTGATTTTCCTTCCGATGCTTTACCACCAATTGTCGATTTTGAAGGCGGAAGTATAAAAACCGAAAATCATAGCCAAATTATCGAAGATTTATTATCGTTCTTGAATATTATACAACAAAAATACAATCGCATTCCTGTTATTTATACGAATCAAAATACAGGCGATAGTTATTTAAATGACTCTAGGTTTTCCAAATATCCGCTTTGGGTTTCAAATCCTACGACTGCTTCATCTCCAAAAATGCCTAGTACATGGACTGATTGGATAATGTGGCAATATAGTTTTAGCGGAACTATTAATGGAACCACCGTTGATGAAGATTATTTTAATGGAGATTTGAATGCTTTGAAACAATTTATTAGTCAAAGTTCGAGTTCAAGCTAA
- a CDS encoding LytR/AlgR family response regulator transcription factor yields MENITAIIVEDSRLARNELKELLKKHPQIALVGEAENVDKAYELINETQPKVLFLDINMPEKNGFELLEMLDNVPLTIFTTAYDEYAIKSFEYNAFDYLLKPINQDRFSKTIEKVISTIEKETTDEKPFELHRQIFIKEGENCWLIQISEIAIFEIVGNYTRVYFESNKPLIYKSLNQIEAKLPAATFFRANRQQIINLTHVDKVIPWFNGKLKVTIKNSDQEIEISRRQSYKFKEILGF; encoded by the coding sequence ATGGAAAATATCACAGCAATTATTGTAGAAGATTCTCGCTTAGCGCGGAATGAACTCAAAGAACTTCTAAAAAAACATCCGCAAATTGCATTAGTTGGCGAAGCTGAAAATGTAGACAAAGCGTACGAACTCATCAACGAAACGCAACCAAAAGTATTATTTTTGGACATTAATATGCCTGAAAAAAATGGGTTTGAATTACTGGAAATGTTAGACAATGTTCCGCTCACTATTTTCACAACGGCGTATGACGAATATGCTATAAAATCGTTTGAATACAATGCGTTTGATTACTTGCTAAAACCCATCAATCAAGATCGATTTTCTAAAACAATAGAAAAAGTCATCTCAACCATAGAAAAAGAAACAACCGACGAAAAACCATTTGAATTACACCGACAAATATTTATCAAAGAAGGTGAAAACTGTTGGCTGATTCAAATTTCAGAAATTGCAATATTTGAAATAGTTGGGAACTACACGCGTGTGTATTTTGAAAGCAACAAACCATTAATCTACAAATCGCTCAACCAAATAGAAGCAAAATTGCCAGCAGCAACTTTTTTCAGAGCAAACCGTCAACAAATCATCAATCTTACGCATGTTGATAAAGTAATTCCGTGGTTTAATGGAAAATTAAAAGTAACGATAAAAAACTCCGATCAAGAAATAGAAATCTCTCGAAGACAATCATATAAATTCAAAGAAATTCTTGGTTTTTAA
- the rluF gene encoding 23S rRNA pseudouridine(2604) synthase RluF, producing MSEPQLTRINKFLSEAGYCSRRAADKLIEQRRVTINGVVPEMGTKIAPDDEVHVDGKLISEPKEKPVYLAFNKPVGIVCTTDAKVEKDNIIDYINYPTRIFPIGRLDKPSEGLIFLTSDGDIVNKILRARNNHEKEYEVRVNRALTDDFIQKMGDGIPILGTLTRQCKVEKLTSFTFSIVLTQGLNRQIRRMCEYLDYNVVKLKRTRIMHISLDVPVGEWRHLTEEELQGIHDSTDDSSKTHLDKT from the coding sequence ATGAGTGAACCACAATTAACAAGAATCAACAAATTTTTAAGTGAAGCTGGCTACTGTTCGCGCAGAGCTGCCGATAAACTTATTGAACAACGACGCGTTACTATTAACGGCGTTGTGCCAGAAATGGGAACTAAAATTGCGCCTGACGATGAAGTTCATGTTGACGGAAAGTTGATTTCTGAGCCAAAAGAGAAACCTGTGTATTTAGCGTTTAATAAACCCGTTGGGATTGTGTGTACGACAGATGCTAAAGTGGAGAAAGATAATATTATTGATTATATTAATTATCCAACACGTATTTTTCCTATCGGACGTTTAGATAAACCAAGTGAAGGTTTGATTTTCTTAACAAGTGATGGCGATATCGTGAATAAAATTCTGCGTGCGCGAAATAATCATGAGAAAGAATATGAAGTACGAGTGAATCGTGCGCTTACAGATGATTTTATCCAGAAAATGGGCGACGGAATTCCAATTTTAGGAACGCTTACGCGACAATGTAAAGTGGAAAAACTGACAAGCTTTACGTTTTCTATTGTGTTGACTCAAGGCCTAAATCGTCAAATACGTAGAATGTGCGAGTATTTGGATTATAATGTTGTAAAATTAAAACGTACGCGTATTATGCATATTTCGTTGGATGTTCCTGTTGGAGAATGGCGACATTTAACCGAAGAGGAATTACAAGGAATTCATGATTCTACCGACGATTCTTCTAAAACGCATCTTGATAAAACATAA
- a CDS encoding BaiN/RdsA family NAD(P)/FAD-dependent oxidoreductase, producing MQTIDILIIGGGAAGFFTAINVAEKHPEKSVVILERGKDFLTKVRVSGGGRCNVTHACFDPKDLVKYYPRGEKEMLGPFHQFCCGDTMAWFEERGVELKIEDDGRIFPVSNSSQTIIDCFLSEAKKYKVDFRTNHAVKNISKVDELWQIETSQGMLEAENVVLTTGSNPKMWKMLETLGHSIVPAVPSLFTFNIKDARIKDLLGIATQASVKVVDTKLESNGPLLITHWGMSGPGILKLSAWGARILADKNYNFQIKVNWLDDVDKAACLENIKDFKIELAKKTVQKNNPFELPKRLWHRIINAAGIKDDTRWADLNKQQTEQLASQLTEAIFNVNGKSTFKEEFVTAGGIDLKEVNFKTFESRKQTNLYFAGEILNIDAITGGFNFQNAWTGSYIIANRIFD from the coding sequence ATGCAAACCATAGACATTCTCATAATTGGCGGCGGCGCAGCAGGATTTTTCACAGCAATAAATGTTGCCGAAAAGCATCCTGAAAAATCTGTTGTAATTTTAGAAAGAGGAAAAGATTTTCTAACGAAAGTTCGAGTTTCTGGCGGCGGAAGATGTAATGTAACACATGCATGTTTTGATCCGAAAGATTTAGTAAAATACTATCCAAGAGGCGAAAAAGAAATGTTAGGACCTTTTCATCAATTCTGTTGTGGCGACACAATGGCTTGGTTTGAAGAACGTGGCGTAGAACTCAAAATAGAAGACGATGGCAGAATATTTCCTGTGTCAAACTCTTCACAAACGATAATTGATTGTTTTCTGAGTGAAGCAAAAAAATATAAAGTTGATTTCAGAACAAATCATGCAGTAAAAAACATTTCCAAAGTTGACGAATTGTGGCAGATAGAAACAAGTCAAGGAATGCTGGAAGCCGAAAATGTGGTGTTAACGACAGGAAGCAATCCTAAAATGTGGAAAATGCTTGAAACACTCGGACATTCCATTGTTCCTGCGGTTCCGTCATTATTTACGTTCAATATAAAAGATGCCAGAATTAAAGATTTACTCGGAATTGCAACGCAAGCAAGTGTAAAAGTTGTGGATACAAAACTGGAATCAAACGGTCCATTACTCATCACACATTGGGGAATGAGCGGACCCGGAATTTTAAAACTTTCCGCTTGGGGCGCACGAATATTGGCAGATAAAAACTATAACTTTCAAATAAAAGTCAATTGGTTAGATGATGTTGATAAAGCAGCTTGTTTAGAAAACATCAAAGACTTCAAAATAGAATTAGCTAAAAAAACGGTTCAAAAAAACAATCCATTTGAATTGCCAAAACGTTTGTGGCACCGAATTATAAACGCTGCTGGAATTAAAGATGATACGCGTTGGGCAGATTTAAATAAGCAACAAACCGAACAATTGGCGAGTCAACTCACAGAAGCTATTTTCAATGTGAACGGAAAAAGCACCTTTAAAGAAGAATTTGTCACTGCTGGCGGAATCGATCTGAAAGAAGTTAATTTCAAAACCTTTGAAAGTCGCAAGCAAACAAATCTATACTTTGCAGGCGAAATTCTAAATATTGATGCCATTACTGGCGGGTTTAACTTTCAAAATGCTTGGACGGGAAGTTATATTATTGCAAATCGGATTTTTGATTAG